The genomic segment GCAAACCAGGCGGTGCAGAACTATGCCTGATAGACATTGCCAAGCCTTACCGAGACACCTGTCTCGTCGGCTTATTTGCAGATGGCTCGTTTAGAGAACTCCTAGAACAGCAGCAAATTCCAGTTGAGGTTCTCACCACTGAGTCCATCCAAGTTCGCAAAGAAAGCAGCTTGATGCAGGGTTTAAGCAGTATTAGTTCCCTACTGCCTTTAATCGCTAAGGTTGCTCAAAAAGCTCGTGACTACGATCTGATCTACGCCAATACCCAAAAAGCGTTGGTTGTCGGTGCCCTAGCTAGCTTTTTTAGCCGTCGTCCGCTGGTCTATCACCTGCATGATATTTTATCGTTAGACCACTTTAGCCAAACCAATCGTGCGATCGCAGTGACGTTGGCTAACACCCAAGCGTCCTTAGTCATTGCCAATTCTCAAGCCAGTCAAGCCGCGTTTGTGGAAGCTGGGGGGCGATCGCCTCTCACAGCCGTGGTCTACAATGGCTTCAATCCGGAGTTCTATCGAGCGGATGAATCTCAGCGCAGAACCCTAAGACAGGAACTGGGACTCGATGGACAATTTATTGTAGGTCACTTTAGCCGTTTGTCGCCGTGGAAGGGACAGCATCTCTTAATCGAAGCCTTGACTCACTGCCCTGAAGACATAACAGCTATCTTTGTCGGAGAAGCACTATTTGGTGAGCAGGATTATGCCCAATCGTTACACCAACAAGTTGCAGAATTAGGACTTAAAAAACGAATTCGATTTTTAGGATTTCGTTCCGACATTGTGCAATTGATGAGTGCCTGTGATTTAGTCGCCCATACTTCAATTGCACCTGAACCTTTTGGGCGAGTCGTTGTTGAAGCGATGCTCTGCGGATGCCCTGTGGTAGCGGCAAAAGCGGGAGGTGTAGTCGAATTAGTAGAACATGGACATACGGGTTGGCTAGTACCCCCAGGAGATTCAACTCTACTAGCAGACGTAATTACCAACTGTCGTCAGCAACCCGAGGCTACAGCCATAGTAGCGCACCAAGCACGGGGTACGGCTAGTGAACGTTTCCACCTGAACGCTATTAATCAGCAGATCCTTCAACTGCTCCAACCTCTGCTTCTATGAAAGACCTATTAGATACATTCGGGTTTAATCTTCATCTTCAATAGATGCCCAAAATGATTGAAATAACCTTG from the Microcoleus sp. AS-A8 genome contains:
- a CDS encoding glycosyltransferase family 4 protein; the protein is MKILFLDQSGKPGGAELCLIDIAKPYRDTCLVGLFADGSFRELLEQQQIPVEVLTTESIQVRKESSLMQGLSSISSLLPLIAKVAQKARDYDLIYANTQKALVVGALASFFSRRPLVYHLHDILSLDHFSQTNRAIAVTLANTQASLVIANSQASQAAFVEAGGRSPLTAVVYNGFNPEFYRADESQRRTLRQELGLDGQFIVGHFSRLSPWKGQHLLIEALTHCPEDITAIFVGEALFGEQDYAQSLHQQVAELGLKKRIRFLGFRSDIVQLMSACDLVAHTSIAPEPFGRVVVEAMLCGCPVVAAKAGGVVELVEHGHTGWLVPPGDSTLLADVITNCRQQPEATAIVAHQARGTASERFHLNAINQQILQLLQPLLL